The following proteins are co-located in the Chryseobacterium daecheongense genome:
- a CDS encoding GMP synthase — translation MKDIRIALLDMNNNHVNQGFRNIKEISETFRQNSEGNVSIEVFDVRYKDEIPDIRDFDIFISSGGPGNPHKEGLDWEIKYADFLDAVYNHNKEKEDKKYLFLICHSFQIGSIHWNLGNVCPRKSYSFGVMPIHKTEEGESEFLFKNLSNPFYGVDSRAFQFIEPDHDRFEELGMKIVAIEKFRPHIDLERAVMAVRFSEEIFGTQFHPEADPASMLENLKDEKNRAAMIENFGREKYLETLDRIDDEDKIVLTRAQILPAFLQFAKKNILKRTGVIA, via the coding sequence ATGAAAGATATTAGAATTGCTCTGTTGGACATGAACAACAATCATGTTAACCAAGGATTTAGAAATATTAAAGAAATTTCTGAAACCTTCAGGCAAAATTCTGAAGGAAATGTAAGCATTGAGGTATTTGATGTACGATACAAAGATGAAATTCCGGATATCAGAGATTTTGATATTTTCATTTCATCCGGGGGGCCGGGAAATCCTCATAAAGAAGGTTTGGACTGGGAAATAAAGTACGCTGATTTTTTAGATGCCGTATATAACCATAATAAAGAAAAGGAGGATAAGAAATATTTGTTTCTCATATGCCATTCGTTTCAGATAGGAAGTATTCACTGGAATCTGGGAAATGTATGTCCAAGAAAATCTTACTCTTTTGGAGTAATGCCTATCCACAAGACAGAGGAAGGAGAAAGTGAATTCTTATTTAAAAATCTTTCAAATCCTTTTTATGGTGTGGATTCGCGGGCATTCCAGTTTATAGAGCCGGACCATGATCGTTTTGAGGAATTAGGAATGAAGATCGTTGCAATAGAAAAATTCCGACCTCACATAGACCTTGAACGGGCTGTTATGGCAGTTCGTTTCTCAGAAGAGATCTTTGGAACACAGTTTCATCCCGAAGCAGATCCGGCGAGTATGCTTGAAAATCTAAAAGATGAAAAGAACAGAGCTGCGATGATAGAAAATTTCGGAAGAGAGAAATATCTTGAAACACTTGACCGCATTGATGATGAAGACAAAATTGTTTTGACAAGAGCACAGATCCTTCCGGCATTTTTACAGTTTGCGAAAAAAAATATCCTGAAAAGAACAGGTGTAATTGCTTGA